In Longimicrobium sp., a genomic segment contains:
- a CDS encoding LysM peptidoglycan-binding domain-containing protein — translation MHRKISTGLVVLSALGAAACTGSRPPAAPAPAPAVVQAPPPPVDTLRPLGEGFGLQGTRPEAVGGDLLGTAQYDLPVVANEWVRLEVDFLVNQRKSVVAGWLRQADRYDEWVRDVFASYGIPRDLHHLGMVESGYRATVRSHAGAVGMWQFMPATGRGMGLRIDSLVDERMDPVRATHAAARHLRQLNREFRGDWALAAAAYNAGSGRINRGLGRYNATNFWDLAQRGDLAQETRHYVPRLYAVTIIAKDPARFGYPAPSGPGERFSYDSVRVDLATPLSVLAQAGNIPVQQLVDLNPHMLRQVAPANYFVWVPAGQAAALRQAYAESEFRRRGGFAYYRVREGDSLQRLADLSGVSQDRIRSLNLSANLDALRPGERLRLFADAARTLNARPVERVARRESRERESGSAEERSSESRSWESRSSESRSSESRGERSANAEREGRSAESRNASASRSSSERGNSAERSTSGDRSERSSSSASSARRTESGESRPERSASAASRSEGSSSGASSRNASGSSRNGESSPRPASSGASSSRAASASSASRSASSSSGAASGRTHKVEDGESLWGIARKYDVTVDAVRAANDMENETIQPGQTLRIPRASSSATASTARSDSARRSASTSTRPSDGERRASSASSGTARTPSAGTGSTERRASASTSGSAERRTGSRADSSASRERRVSASASGSASGERGSSSAGSTERRSSTAASGQRANSTASAARAPETGSRSARRHHTVASGETLWSIARQYNTSVDTLRRANNLASDAQIQPGQRLAIPAAD, via the coding sequence ATGCACCGGAAGATCTCCACCGGCCTCGTCGTGCTGAGCGCGCTCGGTGCCGCCGCGTGCACCGGGAGCCGCCCGCCCGCCGCGCCGGCACCCGCGCCGGCCGTCGTCCAGGCGCCGCCGCCCCCGGTAGACACGCTGCGTCCCCTCGGCGAGGGGTTCGGGCTGCAGGGCACGCGCCCCGAGGCCGTCGGCGGCGACCTGCTCGGCACGGCCCAGTACGACCTGCCGGTGGTGGCCAACGAGTGGGTGCGGCTGGAGGTGGACTTCCTCGTCAACCAGCGCAAGTCCGTGGTCGCGGGGTGGCTGCGGCAGGCGGACCGCTATGACGAGTGGGTGCGCGACGTCTTTGCGTCGTACGGCATTCCCCGCGACCTGCACCACCTGGGGATGGTGGAAAGCGGATACCGCGCGACCGTGCGCAGCCATGCGGGCGCCGTGGGAATGTGGCAGTTCATGCCCGCGACGGGGCGAGGGATGGGCCTTCGCATCGATTCCCTCGTGGACGAGCGGATGGACCCCGTGCGCGCCACGCACGCCGCCGCGCGCCACCTGCGCCAGCTGAACCGCGAGTTCCGGGGCGACTGGGCGCTCGCCGCCGCGGCGTACAACGCGGGCTCCGGCCGCATCAACCGCGGGCTGGGCCGCTATAACGCCACGAACTTCTGGGACCTGGCGCAGCGCGGCGACCTGGCGCAGGAAACCCGGCACTACGTTCCCCGGCTGTACGCCGTCACCATCATCGCCAAGGACCCCGCGCGCTTCGGCTACCCCGCGCCCAGCGGCCCGGGCGAGCGCTTTTCGTACGACAGCGTCCGGGTAGACCTTGCCACGCCGCTTTCCGTGCTGGCCCAGGCGGGCAACATCCCCGTTCAGCAGCTGGTGGATCTGAATCCGCACATGCTTCGGCAGGTGGCGCCCGCCAACTACTTCGTGTGGGTGCCGGCCGGGCAGGCCGCGGCGCTGCGGCAGGCGTACGCCGAGTCGGAGTTCCGGCGGCGTGGCGGATTCGCGTACTACCGCGTTCGCGAGGGCGATTCGCTGCAGCGCCTGGCCGACCTTTCGGGTGTTTCGCAGGACCGCATCCGCTCGTTGAACCTGTCCGCGAACCTGGATGCCCTGCGTCCCGGCGAGCGCCTGCGGCTCTTTGCCGACGCCGCCCGCACGCTGAACGCGCGGCCGGTGGAGCGTGTGGCGCGGCGTGAGAGCCGTGAGCGCGAGTCGGGGAGCGCGGAGGAGCGCTCATCCGAGAGCCGTTCGTGGGAGAGCCGTTCGTCGGAGAGCCGTTCGTCGGAGAGCCGTGGCGAGCGCTCCGCCAACGCGGAACGCGAGGGCCGCTCGGCAGAGTCGCGCAACGCATCCGCATCGCGCTCGTCGTCCGAACGCGGCAACTCGGCGGAGCGCAGCACCTCGGGGGATCGTAGCGAGCGCTCGTCCTCCTCCGCTTCCTCGGCGCGCCGGACGGAGTCGGGTGAGTCGCGGCCGGAGCGTTCGGCATCCGCCGCATCGCGGTCCGAGGGATCGTCGTCCGGCGCCTCGTCCCGGAATGCGAGCGGATCGTCGAGAAACGGTGAATCGTCGCCGCGTCCCGCGTCGAGCGGCGCGTCGTCCTCGCGGGCCGCGTCCGCCAGTTCAGCTTCGCGTAGTGCGTCGTCGTCCAGCGGAGCCGCGTCGGGCCGCACCCACAAGGTGGAGGACGGCGAATCGCTGTGGGGGATCGCGCGGAAGTACGACGTGACCGTCGATGCCGTGCGCGCGGCCAACGACATGGAGAACGAAACCATCCAGCCGGGGCAGACGCTCCGCATCCCGCGCGCATCGTCATCCGCCACCGCGAGCACGGCGCGGTCCGATTCCGCGCGCCGCTCCGCCAGCACCTCGACCCGCCCATCGGACGGCGAGCGCCGCGCTTCGTCCGCCAGCAGTGGGACCGCGCGCACGCCGTCCGCTGGCACCGGATCGACCGAGCGCCGTGCTTCGGCTTCCACGTCCGGCTCCGCAGAGCGTCGCACGGGCTCTCGCGCGGATTCCTCCGCGTCCAGGGAGCGCCGGGTTTCGGCTTCGGCATCGGGGAGTGCATCGGGCGAGCGAGGCTCGTCGTCGGCCGGATCAACCGAGCGCCGTTCCTCGACGGCCGCGTCCGGCCAGCGGGCGAACTCGACGGCATCCGCCGCGCGCGCGCCGGAGACGGGGAGCCGGTCCGCGCGGCGGCATCACACGGTAGCGAGCGGGGAAACGCTGTGGAGCATCGCGCGGCAGTACAACACGAGCGTCGATACCCTGCGCCGCGCCAACAACCTGGCTTCCGACGCGCAGATCCAGCCCGGACAGCGCCTGGCCATCCCCGCGGCTGACTGA